A segment of the Superficieibacter sp. HKU1 genome:
ATAATGGCTTCAGGCCCGGCCTCGCCAAACACGCCCGCGCCTTTGGCAAACGCAAAATACTGCGGCGTGCTGTACACCCCGTTGGTGTAGGCGCTGAGCGACGGGGAATCGTACACATCACCTTTCGCGTTAAATTTGAAATTAGCCGCGGCACTCTGAATGGCGGTTCCGCTGCTGCCTGCCGCAGAGGATGCGCCAAAGCTGAACAGCGACCCGATGGAGCTGGCGGCATTCGCCATCGCCATGTTTACCAGCACGTTCTGGACAATCTTCAGCACGCTGACGCCCCAGTCTTTCCAGCCCGACACGTTGCCGTTGAGCATATCGGTTACGCTGGAAACGGCACCATCCATCGCCTGCCTCATGCCATCGGCCGCCAGAGCGGAATAGTTAGTCGCTTCATCTGCCCAGTTGGCATAACCTTCGCTCAGTCCGCTGAACCAGTCGTTACGCTGTGCATCTGAGGCGCTGTAAAAGCCCTGCTGGTCGCGCAGGCGTTCATCCAGGTAGCGTTTATTGAGCGCCAGCTCCTGCTGATACGTCTCTTCTTCAATGTCGCCTGCCTGCCGCTGCCGGAGCAAATCGGTATTTTTCTGCTCAAATTCCTTACGGATATTGAACTGCTCCTGCATACGTTCACGGAACCGGGTTCCCTGTCCGTAGCCGGTTAGCTGGGCCTCATTCGCGGCGCGCGCGCTGGCATTGCTGTCGGCCAGTTGCGCTTCGTAGTTGCGGAGTTGCTCGCGTAATTTAACCTGATCGATAAGTGCAGCGTTACGCATCAGATCGGCTTTCTGCGCCTGGCTTAACGTTGCCAGCTCACCCTGACTGACCTGGTATTTCACTTTAGCCAGCTCGGTATTCTGGCCGGACAGCGCGATCTGCTCTTTCTGCTGTTTGATCAATCGGTCATAGGTATCAACCGCTTTTTCAGCATCAGATTTTGGGCCTTTTTTTGCTGGCTTATTGGCTTCAATATTTCTCCATTCTTTAAGACCATTATCAATAAGCTCTTGCCGCGCTGTCTGATATTGCGCATCGTTCTTAAGCCCAAGATCATCAGCAGCATATCCAAGCCTGGTTCTTTCTTTTTCCTCGCCCTTTAATTTGGATAAAGCTAAATCCCGACGGCTTTTTTCGAGGGCATCGCTTTGCTTCTGATCGAGATCCGCCTGAGGAAGGCGCATTGGAGTATTGACTAGACCCTGACGGGCCATTAATAAATTATTACCTAACCCAAGCAGGCGATTAAATTCTGTATGTTCCCCGTTCATTAATAAAAGAGATTGGTAAGCAGCATTTTGTTCAGCCGCCTGTTGGCGGATTAATGCCACTCGCTGATGCTCAATACCTTCAAGAACATCTTGAATCGATTGGGATTTAGCCTGCATTTGCCATAAGCGCTCCTGCTCTACAGCTAAAGCTTGAGTTGCATTTGACAGGCCGAGAGTTGCATCATCAAGGCTTTTGAGGTGGTTAATCATATACCCACCCACTGTTGGCCCAGGATTAGCCAACATATATTGATATCCGGAAATTTCTTCCTTTAAACCCCTGACTTTTTTTGCTTGTTCATCTACCAGTCGATTTTGTTCATCCAGAGCCTTACGCGTTTGAGATTCATTATCTGATGCCTCAGTGAGGCTCATTGATTTAGTTTTTGCGCGTATATCATCCAGCGTATTGGCATATTCAAGCGCTGACTTTCTGACCTGTTCTTGATTTTTGTACCACGTATACCAGGCCCCGGCACCCAGGAGAATTATACCAGGAAATCCCCCAACCAAACTCAGCGCGCCGCCCATCATGCGAGAACCAATTGACGTCACATTATTTAAAGCAGTTTGAGCTGAACTTCTCGCTGCAATATTTCTTGTTAATGATTGTTGAGCTGCACTTAGTCTTTTCTCTGCGGCCGCCTGAGCATCCGTTCCTCGGGCTGCAACTAAAGCTTGTTGAGCCCTGTATACTGCTGCCCTGGCTCTGGCAGTGGAGATCTGAGTACCTCTGACCTGCGCATCTGCGAGTGCAATTTCCCTTTTGGCTGCGCCAATGAGACCTGTACTGGCTGAAATTGCCCCAGAAGCCATCCCGCCTAAATACCTTGCGAGACCAATTGAAACCAGAACACCTGCGGCAGTGGCGACACTGTCAATATTTTTTGAAACGTCATCCATAACACCAGAAATTGTAGCCGTCGCACCACTCGCATTATTGGCTCCTCCAACCCAGTCCATGAAGGCGTTCTGAATACGTGTGGATGCGGCGCTGACGCTATTCGGCATCGAGTCAAATTCAGATTTTAGCTTGTCAAGCTGACTGATTAGCGCTGGTACAATTTTGTCTGTTGTTAATTGGCCCGTATCAGCCATACCTTTAAGGTCTTTCTGGGCAACGCCCATGCCATCAGCCAGCGCTTTCATAATTCGCTGCCCGGACTGTGCAACGGAGTTAAAATCCTGCCCACGCAGCACACCTCGCCCTAATGCCTGCGACAACTGAACGATAAGAGAAGATGTCTCTTCGGCGGACGCACCCGAAACCTGAAGCCCGTTAGCCAGGGCATCGGTCAGTTTTAATATGTCTTGTGTTCCGAATCCCCATTCGCGCAATGATGTGGAGGCACGGCTAAAAAGCGCGGCATTATCAGCAAACGCTGAGCCAGTACGCTGACTTATATCCATCAGACCTTTTTGGGCGGTGGAAAAATCACTTGCATCATTTGTTGCGAGTTTTACCCTGGCCGATAAAGAATTGTATGAATCCGCCAGTCGAATAAGATTTGCCGTGGCAAATGCACCAGCAAATGCGCCAGTTAAACCTAATGCAGCAGTCCGAGTGGTATTTAATTGTGCCGTTACAGAAGCTAAAGCCCGCTGTGTTTCTCGCTGCGCTGAAGCCGCTTGCCTCCCGCCATTCTGCATAGTACGGTGATAGTCCTGCCCCATACGAGAAGCACGAGAAATTTCTGACTGGAAAGATTGAGAGTTAGCGGAAATTTTAATTATTAGTTCGCGCAGCGTAGCCATAACAAGCTCCAGAAACAAAAAAACCGCCGAAGCGGTTTTCTTTATCATTCATTTATTCCAGCCTTTCGCCTGGCCTCTTTTAAATATTCTTCATCAGACTTTGTCGGGGTCTGATGCCGATTATTTTCACTGAGATCACTACCACAGTGTTTACATTTTATTGCCTCAGCCTTGATCATCTCTGCACAAAAAGGACATTTTTTCATTCCATCGAAGGCAATCATTTCTTTTTCTTCAGCCTTAACATCTTTGCGAATGACTAATGAGTGAACGAGCGCAATAATGAATAATAAGGCACCATAAATCCACCAAGCGAAGAACGAACGGCCTTTGCTTTGTGCAATTAGTGCCGGGATAATCCCTAACACAGCAGAGATAAGCAGTAATTCCATGTAACCCCCTATTAACTATATGGGGCAAATCCTAATACCTTATTTCAAAAAAGTCACTGTGCTGCTACGTCTAACGCAGCCTCAAGGCTGGCAAAAGGATCTTCCGCCTCTGCGTTTTCATCCCCAGACCATTGCAGAATTGCATCGTTCAGAGGCACTTTCACCCCCTGTGCGCCATAAACAGCAGATGTTATCTGCGCCGCCTGTATGTCGCCGCGAACATCACCAATCGGATTGTGTCGGTCATACTCGATCCACATCATCAACTCGCTGGCCGTCATGCTCTGACGCAGTTCAGCCAGCGTTCGCCCCAGTCGGAGCGCCAGCGACATCAGGAATTTTACGCCGGGGGTTGCGACTTTTCCCGCGCATCGTCCGCAGTGCTGATGAGATCAAGGCCTTGCTTCAGCAGGCGCGCATGAATTGGGCCGTAAATCGCCCGCACCTGCTCTAAATCTTCTGGTCCGAATACCGGTTGCTTGTCCGTATCGCAGAGGACATCAATAAACAGCACGACATCCGCGCATAGGTTACGGTGCGCCCGTTCAGATACTGAAATTTCCTCGTCGTCACTGCCTGAACTGATGATCTCCTGCCAGCGTAACCAGCCTTCGCCGGAGGGCTCACGCAGCACCACTTTGGCGTTATCCCACTCAGGCACGGTGGTTTCTTTAAAGCGAAAGCCCGAGTCTTTAGCCAGGGCGCGTTCTTTAAGCGATGTCATGTTTTTCCTTACGAGCCGGACTCGATGTTTTCAGGTTTGCCTTTCAGGCGCAGGGAGAACGTGGCGGCCACCACGCCATTAGTACCGGACGACCAGGTATGCTGGCGCACTTCGGCCAGAAACTTATACCCTTTGCCGGACGGGAAAATGACCTGAAAGCCATATGTCGTGTCATTGTCATAGGCCGTCCGCAGTGCATCCTGCGCCGGGTTTCGGTAGAAGTTACCCGACATGGAAATTTCAGACGGTGCTGGCAGACCGTTGGTATTTTCCTGCTCTTCTGAACAGAACGTCGTCGTGTCGATATCCTGTTTCTGACCGCCAGTAAACTGCACCTCTTTAAGCGTGCAACTCAAATCGAGAAATTTGGCGGTTTTCAGCGTGTCTTTGGTTGCGGGGACTTCAGTGATCAGGATTTTGGTATTTTGCGATTTTTCATACAAAGAGGACATGGTTGTCTCCATAAAAGCAAAAACCCGCCGGAGCGGGTTGTTCATGGTTGATTAACGTTTCAGGATGTGACCCGAAATTCGAGCGTGGCGCGATAAAGCCGAAAATCTGGTTCATAGCCAGGGATATTCGTTATTTCAGTCGGGGTCAGGGGCTTAACCGCTTCCAGCGCCTGATCACGAATGGATCTGGCTTCCTCAATGGTCAGTGAGTAAACATCGATCTGCACTGATGCGCGGGATTCCGCCTGACCGCACAGCACATCGGTCGAAATATCAGAGACCAGGGAGAAGATCACCCACGGAGGAGAAATGGACGGCTGGCCATCGTCGCTTAACGGTGCGACATAGGGATAAACCTGCCCGTCGGCCAGGTGCGATAACAACGGGTAAAGATCGGCTTCCGTCATTTGCTCAGCACCTTATCGATGGCGCTGTTCATCCTGGCAATAGCGGCTTCGGCGGCCTCTTCCTGCCGGGTATCAAACGCCGGTCGCACAAACGGATGCGCAGGCATATTCACCGTACCCAGTTCAACGAAGCGCCAGTAGAACGCATTACGCGGATTGCTGGCTTTCATGGTGTTATCACTGTTGCCGGTCCGGGGGTTAACGCCACGAATATGCACGCCGGACGAAATTTCCCCGCGGCGGCGGCTTTTTTGGGTTACCACCACCACGTTTTTTTTCATTTTCCCGGTGCGGACCGGAGCCCGGTTAATGACTTCAGTTTTCAGCACGTCAGCACCCGCACGCGTGGCATCGCGAAGCACTTTGTTATTTTCGGCCCGGCTCAGGGTTTCAAGGTCGCGGGCAATATCCTCCAGCCCGGAGAAATCGAGATTAACATCAATCACTTTTCGCTCCCCTGTTTGCAGAGAATCTCCAGCTGGCTGCCTTTTGCATCCGGGATCGGCATCCCGGTCACGTTCAGCACAGCGTCTTTAAAGGGTCCCGTCAGCACTTTCAGACGGGATGCCGCAGTGACGTCCCGCCGGAAGCGTATCCAGACCCGGACAGTCGCTTCAGCCGTTTCCGCACCGGCGGACATCTGCTCCCGCCCGCTGATACCTTTGACCTCTGCCCAGACTGTTGGACCGTCAGACCAGGATTTCACCGGCTGGCCGGTCGGTGATCGTGTTGTTGTGGGATTCTGAACAACGAGACGATCGCGTAAGCGCCCTGCCTGCATAATTCCTCCTGCTCAGATGATGGTTGGCAGGCGAAGATCGTAAATAAGCATCGTCACGGAGAACGGCAGCTCTCCCTGTTTCAGCTTGTCTTCTTCTTCGCCGCCACGGTTTCTGTCCAGCCAGCCAAGCAGCATAAGTAGCGCCGTTTGCGTACGCCGCAGTGGCTCGCCTTCGATCAGCACACCATTACTGCCAACGATTCGCTCACGACTTCCCTGAACGTAAGCGAGAATAGCCGCGCTGCCCGCCTGAATTTTGAGAGTCAGGTCCGCATCACCGTCATCGCCATCAATACGCAGATGCTCTTTAGCCTGCCCGAGGTTTACAAGCTCGATCACGTTTTGTCCCTCCCGTCACGCCCGCGTTTGGTGGCAAGCGTCCAGCCTTTTGAACCCGTTTCGCCAGGTTTGTCCTGCGTCTGTTCGTCGCAGTGCCAGAGCGAACCGCCCCATGTCACCGTGTCGCCGGGCAGGTAGTCCTGTCCGGATTTGTACACGCCCTGGTAAATCATGACCGGAACGTCAAACGACCTGGATTCGCAGGCTCCGCTCGCGCGGTTTACAGTGAGGGTAAAGCAGCGCTGCCCGGAGCGGGTAACATCCACCCCCGCCACGCCATCGACAACGCATTCCCACCCGCGCATGCCGTGCGTTTTTTCATAGGCACGCCACAGCCCGCCGCTATGCGTTGCGTAAGAACCCCGGGGGTAACTCTTCCCTTCATCAATAAAGGGAAGCAGCTCCAGCGCCAGCGCATCACGACCGTCCTCGCCATCCTTCGCTGGCCCGGGCGCAGGTAGTGCAGCAACAGCCTCACTGACCAGGATTTTGACGTCAGGCAGAACCGGCATTGATCGGGCAACAAGCTCCTGCAGCATGGGCTGCACATCCTCAGGTGTGAGGCTTTTGCCGTCCTGCGGTACCGGGATTGCCGCTACGGCCTCGCTCACTGCCGCCTCAACAGCTTGTTTCAGTGCTTCAGGATCGTAATCTTTACCGTCGCGTGGTACAGGAATTGCGTTGACGGCCTCATCCACCATCTGCTGCAGCATGGGCTGCACGTCCTCAGGCGTCAGGCTTTTGCCGTCCTGCGCAGGCGGGAGCTCAGCTACCGCATCACTGACCATTGAAGCAATATCCGGCAACTGAGGCAGTTCAGGCGCGGGAAGCTCTGACACAGCATTCTTTATCATCGCCGCGAAATCCGGCAGCGGTGCGCTTTTGTTATCCGCTATCTGCTCCTCAAGCCGGGTCAGTTTTTCTTCAAATGCCAGGCGTTGCTGCTCAAGGCTTTTACTGAACCTTGTGCGCATGTCGTCTAGAACAAGCCCGAACTCCTCGCCAAGCGCTTTTATGAGTGTTAATTCGCGTTCATT
Coding sequences within it:
- a CDS encoding head-tail connector protein gives rise to the protein MIELVNLGQAKEHLRIDGDDGDADLTLKIQAGSAAILAYVQGSRERIVGSNGVLIEGEPLRRTQTALLMLLGWLDRNRGGEEEDKLKQGELPFSVTMLIYDLRLPTII
- a CDS encoding phage head closure protein; amino-acid sequence: MQAGRLRDRLVVQNPTTTRSPTGQPVKSWSDGPTVWAEVKGISGREQMSAGAETAEATVRVWIRFRRDVTAASRLKVLTGPFKDAVLNVTGMPIPDAKGSQLEILCKQGSEK
- a CDS encoding DUF4035 domain-containing protein; its protein translation is MSLALRLGRTLAELRQSMTASELMMWIEYDRHNPIGDVRGDIQAAQITSAVYGAQGVKVPLNDAILQWSGDENAEAEDPFASLEAALDVAAQ
- a CDS encoding phage gp6-like head-tail connector protein; protein product: MNERELTLIKALGEEFGLVLDDMRTRFSKSLEQQRLAFEEKLTRLEEQIADNKSAPLPDFAAMIKNAVSELPAPELPQLPDIASMVSDAVAELPPAQDGKSLTPEDVQPMLQQMVDEAVNAIPVPRDGKDYDPEALKQAVEAAVSEAVAAIPVPQDGKSLTPEDVQPMLQELVARSMPVLPDVKILVSEAVAALPAPGPAKDGEDGRDALALELLPFIDEGKSYPRGSYATHSGGLWRAYEKTHGMRGWECVVDGVAGVDVTRSGQRCFTLTVNRASGACESRSFDVPVMIYQGVYKSGQDYLPGDTVTWGGSLWHCDEQTQDKPGETGSKGWTLATKRGRDGRDKT
- a CDS encoding phage tail tape measure protein, which gives rise to MATLRELIIKISANSQSFQSEISRASRMGQDYHRTMQNGGRQAASAQRETQRALASVTAQLNTTRTAALGLTGAFAGAFATANLIRLADSYNSLSARVKLATNDASDFSTAQKGLMDISQRTGSAFADNAALFSRASTSLREWGFGTQDILKLTDALANGLQVSGASAEETSSLIVQLSQALGRGVLRGQDFNSVAQSGQRIMKALADGMGVAQKDLKGMADTGQLTTDKIVPALISQLDKLKSEFDSMPNSVSAASTRIQNAFMDWVGGANNASGATATISGVMDDVSKNIDSVATAAGVLVSIGLARYLGGMASGAISASTGLIGAAKREIALADAQVRGTQISTARARAAVYRAQQALVAARGTDAQAAAEKRLSAAQQSLTRNIAARSSAQTALNNVTSIGSRMMGGALSLVGGFPGIILLGAGAWYTWYKNQEQVRKSALEYANTLDDIRAKTKSMSLTEASDNESQTRKALDEQNRLVDEQAKKVRGLKEEISGYQYMLANPGPTVGGYMINHLKSLDDATLGLSNATQALAVEQERLWQMQAKSQSIQDVLEGIEHQRVALIRQQAAEQNAAYQSLLLMNGEHTEFNRLLGLGNNLLMARQGLVNTPMRLPQADLDQKQSDALEKSRRDLALSKLKGEEKERTRLGYAADDLGLKNDAQYQTARQELIDNGLKEWRNIEANKPAKKGPKSDAEKAVDTYDRLIKQQKEQIALSGQNTELAKVKYQVSQGELATLSQAQKADLMRNAALIDQVKLREQLRNYEAQLADSNASARAANEAQLTGYGQGTRFRERMQEQFNIRKEFEQKNTDLLRQRQAGDIEEETYQQELALNKRYLDERLRDQQGFYSASDAQRNDWFSGLSEGYANWADEATNYSALAADGMRQAMDGAVSSVTDMLNGNVSGWKDWGVSVLKIVQNVLVNMAMANAASSIGSLFSFGASSAAGSSGTAIQSAAANFKFNAKGDVYDSPSLSAYTNGVYSTPQYFAFAKGAGVFGEAGPEAIMPLTRAADGSLGVRAMGGVQTERAAPSINIGDIHINSQSQQPVSQGAASAAGRQLTDAILRTVNEEVSRPGTPLWRAIKGV
- a CDS encoding zinc ribbon domain-containing protein, yielding MELLLISAVLGIIPALIAQSKGRSFFAWWIYGALLFIIALVHSLVIRKDVKAEEKEMIAFDGMKKCPFCAEMIKAEAIKCKHCGSDLSENNRHQTPTKSDEEYLKEARRKAGINE
- a CDS encoding phage tail assembly chaperone; translation: MTSLKERALAKDSGFRFKETTVPEWDNAKVVLREPSGEGWLRWQEIISSGSDDEEISVSERAHRNLCADVVLFIDVLCDTDKQPVFGPEDLEQVRAIYGPIHARLLKQGLDLISTADDAREKSQPPA
- a CDS encoding HK97-gp10 family putative phage morphogenesis protein, encoding MIDVNLDFSGLEDIARDLETLSRAENNKVLRDATRAGADVLKTEVINRAPVRTGKMKKNVVVVTQKSRRRGEISSGVHIRGVNPRTGNSDNTMKASNPRNAFYWRFVELGTVNMPAHPFVRPAFDTRQEEAAEAAIARMNSAIDKVLSK